taattgttttatttatggTTGAAATTATTCAATTCGATACATAACCATTTATGTTTATGTATTTAAGAAGCTAGTGTTAGAAATTAACTAAACaccattaaaaataatagaagaagcaaaattttaaaaataatattaataaaattatataaataatttaatatttgtagAAATAAACTTTCACCTGGCTAacataattttagtttttaattaatttggGAAATGATTTGACACTAAATGAGTTTAGTAGTAATACATATTGTTTATTGTTTATTGtggatttaaaataaaaataaataaatcacatAATAATCTCTtaatcaatttataaaattaaaaaaattatcaatgtAACAAAGGgaaattcaattaattctttcccatttttttatgaaaaattaaatttcataaatttttcttatataattattgATTGAACAATTGAATTTTTCAAAGCCATATATATTTTTACTctagaatttatttttaatttcaatgaCCAACTTCGAGGACTATTTCTATGTACCTTGAAGAAAATATCATACTACTAACAACAAGAATAAATCTAAAGTGTTTTTATTAAAGTTTTTTCATTTTATGTAgccaaaattttattaatttaatgacAAATGATTAAAATAGAAACGAATTCAAATATTAGtatctaaattaaaaaaattaaagttgagtaattaaaataaaagataacTATTTCTACAATTgatcttaaaaaaaataaattgactTATGATTTCAAGTTTATATAGTAGTTAGGTGGAAGAAAGAAATTAGATAAAATAAAGTTACCTCAACCCTTAAATTTGATTGGGAGCCTTTGAAGCAAACAAAAGTCGAACCACTTTTGTCTGCTGGTGTTGGACCCAAAGCGGAGCAAGATATGGTTAATGTCAGACCCTAGCCACCCAAAGAAATAGACAAAAGCGGGAAACTTGAATTAAGGCAAACAAATTGCTCGTAAAAACCTGGTTTAAAGTGTGGCAGTATCTAGCaccttcaatatatatatacacacactaaatatctttattttttggtttttaaaAATCTAATCTTGGTTTCTCTAGGGTTATTCAAACAAACCGATTCTTGTTTATCCTTTCTGTAAACGCAGCGGCTATGGAGGAAGTGAGAGAAACCTCTGCTTGGGTGGCTCGTAATTCTTCTCACGTTACCATTGATTCTTCAggttcttctctctctctctctctctctctctctctctctctacatGTATATACGTACATATAAATTGTTTTGCGTGTTTTGATTGAACATGTGGGGTTTTATTCAACCTTAAAAACAATATGTTTGTGGGTTTGTTGGGAGTGCAGGGCTTGAGAAAGTAGTGGAGACAATGAATGAGTCGATTCCGAAAGTAGAGTGGGATTATGAAGGGATTCATTATTTTGATAATGGACCCCTCACTGTTCAATACCTTTTTGTTTTGGATGctttgaatttctgtttctggCCTGGTACGTTCCTTTTCTTTTCATATATTTAAACGTTAGGAACACTAAAACTTTCCTTTTTCCTTGTTATGTTTGTTACTTATCATGCTCTTCTTTTGTTGTTTAGTGGGAATAGTTCTAAGTCTTCTTTGAATTTTTTGTTATATTTAAGTGCTAATTTTATGGCTTATGATTAAAGATTGTATATGTATAAAGTAGTCCATAATGCATAACTAAATTTGATTTAAGTCTTGGGTTTTGGTGTTAATATTTTGACTAATTGTAATTTGTCTATGAAAAGgtaaatgttattattttgttggaATTCTAGCATTCAAACCTTAAATGAATAGTGATTGAGAATCTGTTTCAATTCTTTTACAAGGAATTTCTACCATTGTTGCATTTCATGTTATAAAAGAAGATATCTCTTCCATTGTCTGGAAGGAGCTGCTGATGTTAAGCAAAGCATTTGTCATTGCCATTAATGAGTTTTAGGGTTCTAAACTTACCTTCTCttcttatgttttgttttttCTTGATAGATAAGGATCTAAACTATGATCATTTGGCCAAGGGATTAAAGGAAGCCTTGCTGAATGACCACTCTGCATTTGATGCCGACCATTTACGGAAGTACACAGGTAATTCTTATTCATCTTGGGCTTCCGATTTTCTTGTTTCTTTGAAGAAAAGCTTGCTCTCGAAACATTCGAACATACATGCTCAGACACTTTCACTTATATATTTGTTGACAAGTTCTCATATCAACAAGTATTTTAGGTAATAACTGAGACAGAATATGGCCTTGTTTATTATAACCTTCACATTCGTATATGTAAGTCATCATAGCTGTAGGAAATGATAACCAATCTTTGTTTTCAGGTCCTCAATTGCGTGAGTTATTGAAATGGCCTCGATCACTTCCTTTAGAGGAGGAGCGGGTTCGCTTGTTGCATGAGGTGGATTATATTTTACTAATCACTAGGGGATTTTTTCCTCATCTTGAAATATTTATCTTCAAAATTTTTTTAGCGATAGCATTGGATGGTATTGCCTAGTTAATCCGCTTCTTCCATCATGCAACAAGTAGTTcaatttcattcattttcatgGTTTAGGTTGGTTTCGAACTCGAAAGAAGCTTTGAGGGTAAGGCATCGAAACTTGTTGAATCTTGTGGAAAATCAGCTGTAAAGCTTGTTGCACTTGTCACACGTCATTTTCCAGGTACATTTTCTAACAACTTAGATATACGTGACTGAAAGTTTATCATGTCAAAAAATCAAAATGCCTACTCCATGTATGATGAAAGTATTTTGCAGGCTTTCGAGATCACTCAATGTACAAAGGGCACCAGGTTTTCTTGTACAAAAGAGCACAGATATTTGCTGCTGACTTGTGGGGTGCATTCAAGGGGCAAGGATATGGAGAATTTAATGACATTGGCTCGATCACTATGTTTGCTGACTATATTGTTCCAGCTGTGCTCCAGCAACTTGGTGTGCTCAAATATAGTTCCACCCTTGAAAACGCCATTCGGGCCAGCAGTGAAATAGGTGCTGGCACGGAAGAGGAAGTTGAACTTCGAGCATGCTCAATTTTTGCTGTGGAGAAAATGAGAGAGTTACTAAGTATAAAATGCGGAAAGCAGGTAGGTTGGAATTCTTTAAACATGCTTGTATGCTAATTCTTAATGGCAGTTTACGAGTTATCGATGTGTAAAACTCTCTTACTAAAGTTTTCCATGCCCTcaaatgaatcatttcaattCCTTGTATGCGAAGAAATTGATTTTGAGCCAATCTATATTCTTTTGGTGAGGAATCCTTGGAAAGTTCGATATGTGCCTTGAGTTCAGAATAATAATTTAGTACAACAGGGTTTTCATCTGGATCGTATTAATTCTCGGTTGTTATGCTTTTTGTACTCTTGATAATTATGGATCTTTTTCATTCTCTGTTTTTTGCGGTTTTCAGGTTCTGAGTGTCGAGTTAGATCTTTGGCTTTGGTCCGTTGGTGTCCAATGCCCATCGCTCCAACATCATCGAACACTGTCAATATATTACTGAGTAGATCATATGCTTGTAAGAAGCAGAACACAAATTTTGGCTTGGAATGTCTGAAGTACTTTCTTAGGTTAAGTTGTCTTAGTCACTGACATCCTTTTATGTTTAATCGGTTTAGGATCTTGGTTTTTGCATTGAACTGTCCCCTAGATCGGACCTAAAAAAAATGGATGATCGGAGTAAGTACGGGTTTTGATTTCTAGTCTGCAGGAGTTTGCTTAAGTGTAATGATATGATATTATCCTGCGATTGGAACATTGTTGTGTTTTGGAACTAGGCATTGAAGCATAATCCAAGATTGCAGTCTCTTGCACTAAGGATATGTTCTTACATCCAATCTTAGCTTCAAACAACTTTGTTGTCACCCttgtaataatagtaataaataaaAACCCGACCAATCTTGCCATAAAACAGAAAATGTTTCAAAATCCAAAGGCAAGAAACATGAGAAACTTCTCTCAGTTGAAAGCAGCACAGTTTCTACGAATGTTACCATTCTTCCCAGTCTTAACCCCAACCCTTCCCAGCTTAGTAATGGCAGCAATAAAGGCTCGTTTAAAAGCATGAGAGTCGTTGGCCCAGGTGTTGACAGTAGGTTTAGACCTTGGGTCATGGAATAAAACCTGGTCCGAACTAAACAAACCCTTGCCTTTCTTCAGGTTCAGGAAGTACACATTGTCGAATTTCCTGGGTGTTTTGGGGTCCATGTCGATGGCGATCCTGGTGTCCACGTTTTTGGGGCACATTCCTCGAAGTTGAGCGGCGTAGCCCTGGTTCAGTGCAGGGTCCACTGCAGTTTCACGGCTGAAATTGTGTATTCGGTTTGCAAACTTGCTGCAATGAGAGAATCCAATGGTGTGTGCCGCTGGAAAATGTAGATAATCAAGGAACCTTTCgttgattaataaaattttatacacAATACATATCCATAGCTGGTAATACCTGAGAGAGCAATCATATTTTTTTGGGTGAGTCCATTTGCTGCAAATAGAGAATTGAGCTGGTTCAAGTTGAAAAAGGGTTGAGGCAGCTTTCCATCAACACTACCAGCTGTTGAACTTAACCCATCCAATCTCCCCAATTCAACCTCATAAGATGGTCCACCTGCCTGCATTATCATAACCGATTTTTCCCCTTACATTGACTTGATTGCGGATGTAAATGAAAAAGCAAAAGGGCACAAACCAACCAGTGCTATAACATCCCGGGTAGCCATTGCCAAGATATCAGCACAAGACACTTTGTTTCTGCAACTTGGAACCGCATCCACTGCTTCTTTGGCTTTGATTACGGTGTCAAATCCATCTCCGGCTAAAGACAGGTTATCGGGGTGATCTTTTTCCGCTTTGCTCCCATCGGAGGAAGCTATCATTATCGAAGCATCGCAACCCTTGTGAAAAACCAAAGAGTACTTTAGAgccaacaaaataaaaataaaaattaagtacaCAAATTTAGCCGATAAGGTCAAAAGGGTGGTGTTAAAAAAACCAGGACAAAGCAATCATGGAAGAAGAGACGGATTGTTGCAGGGGCTGTGACAAAAGTTTGTTGGAATTTCTTGGTGACAGCAGCTGTAACAATGTTTTCTACATTGGGACAAGTTTTGTGGTAGTAATTTCGTCTCAGTTTAACTGATGCTGTACCAGGAAACAAACAGGAACTAAGAGAAACTGAGAGAAAAAACACAAGGTTAATGAATCGATTCATTTGATTCCTGAGCTAAAATAAATAGAGAGAAAGGGTTTAAT
The Gossypium arboreum isolate Shixiya-1 chromosome 10, ASM2569848v2, whole genome shotgun sequence genome window above contains:
- the LOC108457931 gene encoding uncharacterized protein LOC108457931 isoform X2, encoding MEEVRETSAWVARNSSHVTIDSSDKDLNYDHLAKGLKEALLNDHSAFDADHLRKYTGPQLRELLKWPRSLPLEEERVRLLHEVGFELERSFEGKASKLVESCGKSAVKLVALVTRHFPGFRDHSMYKGHQVFLYKRAQIFAADLWGAFKGQGYGEFNDIGSITMFADYIVPAVLQQLGVLKYSSTLENAIRASSEIGAGTEEEVELRACSIFAVEKMRELLSIKCGKQVLSVELDLWLWSVGVQCPSLQHHRTLSIYY
- the LOC108457930 gene encoding peroxidase 50-like; the protein is MNRFINLVFFLSVSLSSCLFPGTASVKLRRNYYHKTCPNVENIVTAAVTKKFQQTFVTAPATIRLFFHDCFVLGCDASIMIASSDGSKAEKDHPDNLSLAGDGFDTVIKAKEAVDAVPSCRNKVSCADILAMATRDVIALAGGPSYEVELGRLDGLSSTAGSVDGKLPQPFFNLNQLNSLFAANGLTQKNMIALSAAHTIGFSHCSKFANRIHNFSRETAVDPALNQGYAAQLRGMCPKNVDTRIAIDMDPKTPRKFDNVYFLNLKKGKGLFSSDQVLFHDPRSKPTVNTWANDSHAFKRAFIAAITKLGRVGVKTGKNGNIRRNCAAFN
- the LOC108457931 gene encoding uncharacterized protein LOC108457931 isoform X1 encodes the protein MEEVRETSAWVARNSSHVTIDSSGLEKVVETMNESIPKVEWDYEGIHYFDNGPLTVQYLFVLDALNFCFWPDKDLNYDHLAKGLKEALLNDHSAFDADHLRKYTGPQLRELLKWPRSLPLEEERVRLLHEVGFELERSFEGKASKLVESCGKSAVKLVALVTRHFPGFRDHSMYKGHQVFLYKRAQIFAADLWGAFKGQGYGEFNDIGSITMFADYIVPAVLQQLGVLKYSSTLENAIRASSEIGAGTEEEVELRACSIFAVEKMRELLSIKCGKQVLSVELDLWLWSVGVQCPSLQHHRTLSIYY